In Streptomyces sp. NBC_00306, a single genomic region encodes these proteins:
- the nrdR gene encoding transcriptional regulator NrdR: MHCPFCRHPDSRVVDSRTTDDGTSIRRRRQCPDCSRRFTTVESASLMVIKRSGVTEPFSRNKVISGVRKACQGRPVTEDALAQLGQRVEEAVRATGSAELTTHDVGLAILGPLQELDLVAYLRFASVYRAFDSLEDFEAAIAELREQRPPAEEGGTGETLEVPVPATAAD; this comes from the coding sequence ATGCACTGCCCCTTCTGCAGGCACCCCGACAGCCGTGTCGTCGACAGTCGCACCACCGACGACGGGACGTCGATCCGGCGCCGTCGGCAGTGTCCCGACTGCTCCCGTCGCTTCACGACGGTGGAATCCGCCTCGCTGATGGTGATCAAGCGCAGCGGTGTGACCGAGCCCTTCAGCCGTAACAAGGTCATCTCCGGCGTGCGCAAGGCGTGCCAGGGGCGGCCGGTCACCGAGGACGCCCTCGCCCAGCTCGGCCAGCGGGTCGAGGAGGCGGTGCGCGCCACGGGAAGCGCCGAGCTGACCACCCACGACGTGGGTCTGGCCATACTCGGTCCCCTGCAGGAGCTCGACCTCGTCGCCTACCTGCGCTTCGCGTCCGTCTACCGGGCATTCGACTCACTCGAAGACTTCGAGGCGGCCATCGCGGAGCTCCGCGAGCAACGGCCGCCCGCAGAGGAAGGCGGCACGGGCGAGACCCTCGAGGTCCCCGTTCCCGCCACCGCCGCCGACTGA
- a CDS encoding vitamin B12-dependent ribonucleotide reductase, which yields MTETASGPARGSRAKGSKASKGLRIERIHTTPGVHPYDEVVWERRDVVMTNWRDGSVNFEQRGVEFPDFWSVNAVNIVTSKYFRGAVGTPQRETGLRQLIDRIVKTYRKAGEDYNYFASPADAEIFEHELAYALLHQIFSFNSPVWFNVGTPQPQQVSACFILSVDDSMESILDWYKEEGMIFKGGSGAGLNLSRIRSSKELLSSGGNASGPVSFMRGADASAGTIKSGGATRRAAKMVILDVDHPDIENFIETKVKEEEKIRALRDAGFDMDLGGDDITSVQYQNANNSVRVNDAFMRAVEAGDKFGLRARMTGDVIEEVDAKSLFRKMAEAAWACADPGIQYDDTINNWHTCPESGRINGSNPCSEYMHLDNTSCNLASLNLMKFLKDDDKGNQSFDVERFAKVVELVITAMDISICFADFPTQKIGENTRAYRQLGIGYANLGALLMATGHAYDSDGGRALAGSITSLMTGTSYRRSAELAAVVGPYDGYARNAAPHQRVMKQHADANTAAVRMDDLDSPIWAAATEAWQDVIRLGEKNGFRNAQASVIAPTGTIGLAMSCDTTGLEPDLALVKFKKLVGGGSMQIVNGTVPQALRRLGYQEEQIEAIVAHIADHGNVIDAPGLKTEHYEVFDCAMGERSISAMGHVRMMAAIQPWISGALSKTVNLPETATVEDVEEVYFEAWKMGVKALAIYRDNCKVGQPLSAKTKDKEKAEVTAKAEETIRTAVEKVVEYRPVRKRLPKGRPGITTSFTVGGAEGYMTANSYPDDGLGEVFLKMSKQGSTLAGMMDAFSIAVSVGLQYGVPLETYVSKFTNMRFEPAGMTDDPDVRMAQSIVDYIFRRLALDFLPFETRSALGIHSADERQRHLETGSYEPTDEELDVEGLAQSAPRQQELKAVATPEAAIPAPQQAHTSAELVEMQLGISADAPLCFSCGTKMQRAGSCYICEGCGSTSGCS from the coding sequence ATGACAGAGACGGCGAGCGGCCCGGCACGAGGATCCCGAGCCAAGGGGTCCAAGGCGAGCAAGGGTCTGCGCATCGAGCGAATCCACACCACCCCCGGAGTGCATCCGTACGACGAGGTGGTCTGGGAGCGCCGTGACGTCGTCATGACCAACTGGCGCGACGGCTCGGTCAACTTCGAGCAGCGGGGCGTCGAGTTTCCCGACTTCTGGTCGGTCAACGCGGTCAACATCGTCACCAGCAAGTACTTCCGCGGGGCCGTCGGTACCCCGCAGCGCGAGACCGGTCTGCGGCAGCTCATCGACCGGATCGTGAAGACCTACCGGAAGGCCGGTGAGGACTACAACTACTTCGCCTCGCCCGCCGACGCCGAGATCTTCGAGCACGAGCTGGCGTACGCCCTCCTGCACCAGATCTTCAGCTTCAACTCGCCGGTGTGGTTCAACGTCGGCACTCCTCAGCCCCAGCAGGTCTCCGCCTGCTTCATCCTGTCCGTCGACGACTCCATGGAGTCGATCCTCGACTGGTACAAGGAAGAGGGGATGATCTTCAAGGGCGGCTCGGGCGCCGGCCTGAACCTCTCCCGGATCCGTTCCTCCAAGGAACTGCTGTCCTCCGGCGGCAACGCCTCCGGTCCGGTCTCCTTCATGCGCGGTGCGGACGCCTCTGCAGGAACGATCAAGTCGGGCGGCGCCACCCGTCGCGCGGCCAAGATGGTCATCCTCGACGTCGACCACCCCGACATCGAGAACTTCATCGAGACCAAGGTGAAGGAAGAGGAGAAGATCCGCGCCCTGCGCGACGCGGGCTTCGACATGGACCTGGGCGGCGACGACATCACGTCCGTCCAGTACCAGAACGCCAACAACTCGGTGCGGGTGAACGACGCGTTCATGCGGGCCGTCGAGGCCGGCGACAAGTTCGGTCTGCGCGCCCGGATGACCGGCGACGTCATCGAGGAGGTCGACGCCAAGTCGCTCTTCCGCAAGATGGCCGAGGCGGCCTGGGCCTGCGCCGACCCCGGCATCCAGTACGACGACACCATCAACAACTGGCACACCTGCCCGGAGTCCGGCCGTATCAACGGCTCGAACCCTTGCAGCGAGTACATGCACCTGGACAACACCTCGTGCAACCTCGCCTCGCTGAACCTGATGAAGTTCCTCAAGGACGACGACAAGGGCAACCAGTCCTTCGACGTCGAGCGCTTCGCCAAGGTCGTCGAGCTGGTCATCACCGCGATGGACATCTCCATCTGCTTCGCGGACTTCCCGACGCAGAAGATCGGCGAGAACACCCGCGCCTACCGCCAGCTCGGCATCGGCTACGCCAACCTCGGCGCCCTGCTGATGGCGACGGGTCACGCCTACGACTCCGACGGTGGCCGCGCGCTCGCCGGCTCCATCACCTCGTTGATGACCGGTACGTCGTACCGGCGCTCCGCCGAGCTCGCCGCGGTTGTCGGCCCGTACGACGGCTACGCCCGCAACGCGGCTCCGCACCAGCGCGTCATGAAGCAGCACGCCGACGCCAACACCGCGGCCGTCCGCATGGACGACCTGGACTCGCCGATCTGGGCCGCCGCGACGGAGGCCTGGCAGGACGTCATCCGCCTCGGTGAGAAGAACGGCTTCCGCAACGCGCAGGCCTCGGTCATCGCGCCCACCGGCACCATCGGTCTCGCGATGTCCTGCGACACCACCGGTCTCGAGCCCGACCTCGCCCTGGTCAAGTTCAAGAAGCTCGTCGGCGGCGGCTCGATGCAGATCGTCAACGGCACCGTGCCGCAGGCCCTGCGCCGCCTGGGCTACCAGGAGGAGCAGATCGAGGCGATCGTCGCCCACATCGCCGACCACGGCAATGTGATCGACGCCCCCGGCCTCAAGACCGAGCACTACGAGGTCTTCGACTGCGCCATGGGTGAGCGTTCCATCTCCGCGATGGGACACGTCCGCATGATGGCGGCCATCCAGCCGTGGATCTCCGGCGCCCTCTCCAAGACGGTCAACCTGCCGGAGACCGCCACCGTCGAGGATGTCGAAGAGGTCTACTTCGAGGCGTGGAAGATGGGCGTCAAGGCGCTCGCGATCTACCGCGACAACTGCAAGGTCGGCCAGCCGCTCTCCGCCAAGACCAAGGACAAGGAGAAGGCCGAGGTCACCGCGAAGGCGGAGGAGACGATCCGGACCGCGGTCGAGAAGGTCGTCGAGTACCGTCCGGTCCGCAAGCGCCTCCCGAAGGGCCGTCCGGGCATCACCACCTCCTTCACGGTGGGTGGCGCCGAGGGCTACATGACCGCCAACTCCTACCCGGACGACGGTCTGGGCGAGGTCTTCCTGAAGATGTCCAAGCAGGGTTCCACCCTCGCGGGCATGATGGACGCCTTCTCCATCGCCGTCTCGGTCGGTCTGCAGTACGGCGTCCCGCTGGAGACGTACGTCTCGAAGTTCACCAATATGCGCTTCGAGCCGGCCGGTATGACGGACGACCCGGACGTGCGGATGGCGCAGTCGATCGTCGACTACATCTTCCGCCGTCTGGCGCTCGACTTCCTGCCCTTCGAGACCCGTTCGGCGCTCGGCATCCACTCGGCCGACGAGCGTCAGCGTCACCTCGAGACCGGGTCGTACGAGCCGACCGACGAGGAGCTGGACGTCGAGGGCCTGGCCCAGTCCGCTCCGCGGCAGCAGGAACTGAAGGCGGTCGCCACCCCGGAGGCGGCCATCCCGGCCCCGCAGCAGGCGCACACCTCGGCGGAGCTGGTGGAGATGCAGCTGGGCATCAGTGCCGACGCGCCGCTGTGCTTCTCCTGCGGGACGAAGATGCAGCGGGCCGGCTCCTGCTACATCTGCGAGGGCTGCGGCTCGACGAGCGGCTGCAGCTGA
- a CDS encoding RraA family protein, which produces MDQELRKRFATLTTAHLADACIRARLPVRCAPAAMHAVVPGSRLAGRAMPARHVGSVDIFLEAFEGARPGDVLVVDNRGRTDEACVGDLVALEALDAGLDGIVIWGLHRDTADIREIGLPVFSLGAVPTGPLRLDVRPDDALESATVGEWTVDGADLVLGDEDGVLFIPAAHADELFALAESIRDAERRQAERIRAGESLRSQVRFRAYLTAREQTPSLTFRDHLRAVGGAIEE; this is translated from the coding sequence ATGGATCAAGAACTTCGGAAGCGTTTCGCGACGCTGACGACCGCCCATCTCGCGGACGCCTGCATCCGCGCCCGGCTGCCGGTGCGCTGCGCCCCGGCAGCCATGCACGCGGTGGTTCCGGGCAGCAGGCTGGCCGGGCGGGCCATGCCCGCCCGGCATGTCGGCAGCGTCGACATCTTCCTGGAGGCGTTCGAAGGGGCGCGGCCCGGCGACGTGCTCGTGGTCGACAACCGCGGCCGTACGGACGAGGCGTGCGTCGGTGACCTCGTGGCTCTGGAGGCGCTGGACGCGGGTCTGGACGGCATCGTGATCTGGGGCCTTCACCGCGACACGGCCGACATCCGGGAGATCGGCCTGCCGGTCTTCAGCCTGGGAGCCGTCCCGACGGGCCCGCTGAGACTCGATGTCCGTCCGGACGATGCCCTGGAGTCGGCAACGGTCGGCGAGTGGACGGTGGACGGCGCGGACCTGGTCCTGGGCGACGAGGACGGCGTCCTGTTCATCCCGGCGGCGCATGCCGATGAGCTGTTCGCACTCGCGGAGTCGATCCGGGACGCGGAGCGCCGCCAGGCGGAACGCATCCGCGCGGGTGAGTCGCTGCGCAGCCAGGTCCGGTTCAGGGCCTATCTGACCGCGCGGGAGCAGACGCCGTCTCTGACCTTCCGCGACCATCTGCGCGCCGTGGGCGGGGCGATCGAGGAGTAG
- a CDS encoding TerD family protein: MSSLSKGVGKVEVSLRWDPSPLGEAPHDLDIVAATYTAEAPHGEPAYVVHFDSRSPDGTINLTRDSKTGQGFGSDEVMTLEFDRLAPTYGRVLVGVVIQQRDGHRVFGDVANTLVKVAEGHTELGQNDLSGLPTATAAVVAEFVRGDTGEWQFREVVRGYDTEPQEFISLMGND; the protein is encoded by the coding sequence GTGAGCAGCCTCAGCAAGGGCGTCGGCAAGGTCGAGGTGTCCCTCCGATGGGATCCGAGTCCCCTGGGCGAGGCGCCCCACGACCTGGACATAGTCGCCGCGACGTACACCGCGGAAGCGCCCCACGGTGAACCGGCGTACGTCGTGCACTTCGACAGCCGGTCGCCCGACGGCACCATCAATCTGACCCGGGACAGCAAGACGGGGCAGGGCTTCGGGTCCGACGAGGTCATGACGCTGGAATTCGACCGGCTGGCCCCCACGTACGGACGTGTTCTGGTGGGTGTGGTCATACAGCAGCGGGACGGTCACCGGGTGTTCGGCGATGTGGCGAACACCCTGGTGAAAGTCGCCGAGGGCCATACCGAGCTCGGGCAGAACGACCTCTCGGGCCTCCCGACGGCCACGGCGGCCGTCGTCGCGGAGTTCGTCCGCGGCGACACGGGCGAGTGGCAGTTCCGCGAGGTCGTGCGCGGCTACGACACCGAGCCTCAGGAATTCATCTCGCTGATGGGCAACGACTGA
- a CDS encoding DUF1152 domain-containing protein, with protein sequence MTALHTNPLFSRLESAERVLVAGAGGGFDVYAGLPVALSLHHQGKEVHLANLSFSALEGLPLDAWLAPDLAVVTPATSLHQTYFPERTLAQWLDLHGCPSTVHAFSRVGVQPLRAAYTALLEQYDIDAVVLVDGGTDILMRGDESGLGTPEEDLTSVAALHGIPKDLAPERLVVSVGFGVDAHHGVSHGLVLENIAALDADGAYLGAFSVPRTTREGALFLDAVAHAQAHTADHPSIVNGSIAAAVRGDFGNVQFTTRTRGSELFINPLMSLCFAFELDGLARRCLYLDRIEHTHLIRQVSSAIEAFRDEIVRQRPPRRIPH encoded by the coding sequence ATGACGGCGTTGCACACCAATCCCCTGTTCAGCCGGCTGGAGTCGGCCGAGCGCGTCCTCGTCGCCGGCGCGGGCGGCGGGTTCGACGTGTATGCCGGCCTGCCGGTGGCGCTGTCCCTGCATCACCAGGGCAAAGAGGTCCACCTCGCGAATCTGTCGTTCAGCGCCCTCGAAGGTCTGCCGCTCGACGCCTGGCTCGCACCCGACCTCGCAGTCGTCACCCCGGCAACATCGCTTCACCAGACCTATTTCCCCGAGCGCACCCTCGCTCAGTGGCTCGACCTCCACGGCTGTCCGAGCACGGTCCACGCCTTCTCCCGCGTGGGAGTCCAGCCGTTGCGCGCCGCGTACACGGCTCTCCTGGAGCAGTACGACATCGACGCTGTGGTCCTGGTGGACGGCGGCACGGACATCCTGATGCGCGGCGACGAATCGGGGCTCGGCACCCCCGAGGAGGATCTGACGAGCGTGGCCGCGCTCCACGGAATCCCGAAGGATCTCGCGCCGGAGCGGCTGGTCGTCTCCGTCGGCTTCGGTGTCGACGCCCACCACGGGGTGAGTCACGGCCTGGTACTGGAGAACATCGCCGCGCTGGACGCCGACGGTGCGTACCTCGGCGCCTTCTCGGTGCCGCGCACCACCCGTGAGGGTGCGCTCTTCCTGGATGCCGTGGCCCATGCTCAGGCGCACACCGCGGATCATCCGAGCATCGTCAACGGCTCGATCGCCGCCGCGGTCCGGGGCGATTTCGGCAACGTCCAGTTCACCACCCGCACCCGGGGCAGCGAACTCTTCATCAACCCTCTGATGTCCCTCTGCTTCGCCTTCGAGCTGGACGGATTGGCCCGGCGCTGCCTCTACCTCGACCGTATCGAGCACACCCATCTCATACGCCAGGTCAGCAGCGCGATCGAGGCATTCCGCGACGAGATCGTTCGACAGCGACCGCCTCGCCGCATCCCGCACTGA
- a CDS encoding YdbC family protein — MLVKWIRCTVVDRRGFERGQRKWAGLLGEPGFRGQGGGWSKGRPHVAHVFAFWESRAFYDSFMARSHDRLASGQSGTYKDSQAKLFDHRFDVKTGFEPRFTGADVVRVAHCKVREERVEHYALMQEKVWNPAMAGSPGMVRGLFGEAPENEFLVMSMWQSAAEHGKYRRERVERLLLRAQTEADVAALSGDVVQLEPSWTV, encoded by the coding sequence GTGCTGGTCAAGTGGATTCGCTGCACCGTGGTGGACCGTCGTGGGTTCGAGCGGGGACAGCGGAAGTGGGCGGGGCTGCTGGGTGAGCCGGGATTCCGGGGACAGGGTGGCGGGTGGAGCAAGGGGCGGCCGCATGTGGCGCATGTGTTCGCATTCTGGGAGAGCCGGGCGTTCTACGACTCGTTCATGGCGCGCTCACACGACCGGCTGGCGTCCGGCCAGTCCGGCACGTACAAGGACAGCCAGGCCAAGCTGTTCGACCACCGCTTCGATGTGAAGACCGGCTTCGAGCCGCGGTTCACCGGGGCCGACGTGGTGCGGGTCGCGCACTGCAAGGTCCGCGAGGAACGGGTCGAGCACTATGCGCTCATGCAGGAGAAAGTGTGGAACCCGGCCATGGCGGGCTCGCCCGGAATGGTCCGGGGGCTGTTCGGCGAGGCTCCCGAGAACGAGTTCCTGGTGATGTCGATGTGGCAGTCGGCCGCCGAGCACGGGAAGTACCGCCGGGAGCGCGTGGAGAGGCTGCTCCTGCGGGCGCAGACCGAGGCGGATGTCGCGGCACTCAGCGGTGATGTCGTCCAGCTCGAACCGTCCTGGACCGTCTGA
- a CDS encoding histidine phosphatase family protein, whose amino-acid sequence MARPQRIVLVRHGESEGNADDTVYEREPDHALGLTSKGWAQSEETGRRVRELFGREQVSVYVSPYRRTHQTFRAFDLDPELVRVREEPRLREQDWGNWQDRDDVRLQKAYRDAYGHFFYRFAQGESGADVYDRVGAFLESLHRSFESPDHPPNVLLVTHGLTMRLFCMRWFHWTVADFESLANPCNGDMRVLELGEDGRYALDRPFERWRTPEPYGVTG is encoded by the coding sequence ATGGCAAGACCGCAACGCATCGTCCTCGTCCGGCACGGAGAGTCGGAAGGGAACGCCGACGACACCGTGTACGAGCGCGAGCCCGACCATGCGCTGGGGCTGACCAGCAAGGGCTGGGCCCAGTCCGAGGAGACGGGCCGCCGGGTGCGTGAGCTGTTCGGCCGCGAGCAGGTGAGCGTCTACGTCTCTCCCTACCGCCGCACGCACCAGACCTTCCGTGCCTTCGACCTCGACCCCGAACTCGTCCGGGTCCGCGAGGAGCCGCGGCTGCGGGAGCAGGACTGGGGAAACTGGCAGGACAGGGACGATGTACGGCTCCAGAAAGCCTATCGAGACGCCTATGGGCACTTCTTCTACCGCTTCGCCCAGGGCGAGTCCGGAGCGGACGTGTACGACAGGGTCGGCGCCTTCCTGGAGAGCCTTCACCGGAGCTTCGAGTCGCCCGACCACCCGCCGAACGTGCTGCTCGTGACGCACGGACTGACCATGCGGCTCTTCTGTATGCGCTGGTTCCACTGGACGGTCGCGGACTTCGAGTCGCTGGCCAATCCCTGCAACGGGGACATGCGGGTGCTGGAGCTCGGCGAGGATGGCCGCTACGCCCTTGACCGGCCGTTCGAGCGCTGGCGCACCCCCGAGCCGTACGGCGTCACCGGATAG
- a CDS encoding ADP-ribosylglycohydrolase family protein, giving the protein MTADSSRDRRFARALDSLRGLSVGDALGSQYFVPSNYPLLKRREVPSGTWQWTDDTEMASSVLAVLADHGRIDQDALAGSFAEHHDFDRGYGPAVNRMLRLIREGGDWRELATGLFKGQGSWGNGSAMRIAPLGAWYADDPEQATHQAEISSYTTHQHREAVVGAMAVAAAAAIAANPAGPPQPTDLLDGVIALVPRSAVGAGLRRARDMLDYNDAGTVAAVLGSGRRTSAHDTVPFALWSAARSLGDFERTFWTTAQVGGDVDTTCAIACGVVAAGKAGQPPAAWLERTETLPDWLPASAR; this is encoded by the coding sequence ATGACCGCTGACTCCTCTCGTGACCGGCGCTTCGCACGCGCCCTGGACAGCCTGCGCGGACTGTCCGTGGGAGACGCCCTTGGCTCCCAGTACTTCGTACCGTCGAACTACCCGCTGCTGAAGCGGCGCGAGGTGCCCTCGGGCACCTGGCAGTGGACCGATGACACGGAAATGGCCTCCTCGGTTCTCGCCGTGCTCGCCGATCACGGCCGCATCGACCAGGACGCGCTGGCCGGCTCCTTCGCCGAACATCATGACTTCGACCGCGGGTACGGCCCTGCGGTCAATCGCATGCTCCGGCTGATCCGCGAAGGCGGCGACTGGCGAGAACTGGCCACGGGGCTGTTCAAGGGCCAGGGTTCGTGGGGAAATGGATCTGCGATGCGGATCGCGCCCCTCGGTGCCTGGTACGCGGACGACCCGGAGCAGGCCACGCACCAGGCCGAGATCTCCTCGTACACCACGCACCAGCACCGTGAGGCTGTGGTCGGCGCCATGGCTGTGGCGGCGGCAGCAGCGATCGCAGCGAATCCGGCGGGACCGCCCCAGCCCACGGATCTGCTCGACGGCGTGATCGCGCTCGTGCCGCGCAGTGCGGTGGGAGCGGGGCTGCGCCGGGCGCGGGACATGCTCGACTACAACGACGCCGGGACCGTCGCCGCGGTCCTGGGCAGCGGCAGGCGCACGAGCGCGCACGACACCGTGCCGTTCGCGCTCTGGTCGGCCGCTCGGTCGCTCGGTGACTTCGAGCGGACGTTCTGGACGACCGCGCAGGTCGGAGGCGACGTGGACACGACGTGCGCCATCGCCTGCGGGGTGGTCGCCGCGGGGAAGGCCGGACAGCCGCCGGCCGCGTGGCTGGAGCGTACGGAGACGCTGCCGGACTGGCTCCCGGCATCGGCTCGCTGA
- a CDS encoding MFS transporter, producing MTTSELAAPSTPGAARRPGRPGIALTVIAALQLMVVLDTTIVNIALPHIQGTLEFTTTQLSWVVNAYTLTFGGLLLLGGRAGDILGRRRVFIFGVLLFTFASLLCGVAQEAWQMLAARALQGVGGAIASPTALALITTTFREGPERNRAFGIFAAVSASGAAIGLLAGGMLTEWLDWRWVFYVNLPIGILIAVLAPMFINESDRHSGRFDITGALTSTVGMASLVYGFIRASEDGWSDGLTLAAFAAAIILLTAFVMIERKAREPITPLRMFADRNRSGTYLIMMSLAAAMFGMFFFIVLFVQNVLDYSPITSGLAFLPVTVMIVTAAGLSSKLLPVLGPKPFLVAGALFTGSGMAWLTALSPESSYLGGVLGPMLLFGFGMGLVFVTATLTAVSGVSQHESGAASSLLNATQMVGGSLGLSILMTIFSTASRDEAERQLPSFLAESTPAQKAVFEKTHEMPPPWGHQVLAEGIATSFWAGVGLVGLAAVIALFVIRVRKSDLEALSGTAGPGGHAA from the coding sequence GTGACAACTTCTGAACTAGCAGCTCCCAGTACGCCCGGGGCCGCTCGCCGACCAGGACGCCCCGGGATTGCCCTCACTGTCATCGCCGCCCTCCAGCTCATGGTGGTCCTCGACACCACGATTGTGAATATCGCGCTCCCCCACATCCAGGGGACACTCGAGTTCACCACGACCCAACTGTCCTGGGTGGTCAACGCCTACACACTCACCTTCGGCGGGCTGCTGCTGCTCGGTGGCAGGGCGGGCGACATACTCGGCCGCCGGAGAGTCTTCATCTTCGGCGTGCTGCTGTTCACCTTCGCCTCGCTGCTGTGCGGCGTCGCGCAGGAGGCCTGGCAGATGCTCGCCGCCCGCGCACTCCAGGGCGTCGGTGGCGCGATCGCCTCTCCCACCGCGCTGGCACTGATCACCACCACTTTCCGCGAAGGCCCGGAGCGCAACCGCGCGTTCGGCATCTTCGCCGCCGTCTCCGCCAGCGGCGCGGCCATCGGTCTGCTCGCCGGCGGCATGCTCACCGAGTGGCTGGACTGGCGCTGGGTGTTCTACGTCAACCTGCCGATCGGCATCCTCATCGCCGTACTCGCGCCGATGTTCATCAACGAGTCCGACCGGCACTCCGGGCGCTTCGACATCACGGGTGCACTCACCTCGACCGTGGGCATGGCGTCCTTGGTCTACGGGTTCATCAGGGCCTCCGAGGACGGCTGGAGCGACGGGCTCACGCTCGCCGCGTTCGCCGCGGCGATCATCCTGCTCACCGCGTTCGTCATGATCGAACGTAAGGCACGCGAACCGATCACACCGCTGCGCATGTTCGCCGACCGCAACCGCTCGGGCACATATCTGATCATGATGAGCCTCGCCGCGGCCATGTTCGGCATGTTCTTCTTCATCGTGCTGTTCGTGCAGAACGTGCTGGACTACAGCCCCATCACCTCCGGTCTCGCGTTCCTGCCGGTCACCGTCATGATCGTGACTGCGGCCGGGCTCTCGTCGAAGCTGCTCCCCGTGCTCGGCCCCAAGCCGTTCCTGGTGGCCGGGGCGCTGTTCACGGGTAGCGGTATGGCGTGGCTGACCGCACTCTCCCCGGAGAGCTCGTACCTCGGCGGGGTGCTGGGGCCGATGCTCCTCTTCGGTTTCGGCATGGGCCTGGTCTTCGTGACCGCCACCCTCACCGCGGTCTCCGGGGTGTCGCAGCACGAGTCGGGGGCGGCATCCAGTCTGCTCAACGCCACCCAGATGGTGGGCGGTTCGCTGGGCCTGTCGATCCTCATGACCATCTTCAGCACCGCCAGCCGCGACGAGGCCGAGCGACAGCTGCCGTCATTCCTTGCCGAGTCCACTCCGGCACAGAAGGCCGTGTTCGAGAAGACTCACGAGATGCCGCCGCCGTGGGGACACCAAGTACTCGCCGAGGGCATCGCGACATCGTTCTGGGCAGGTGTCGGCCTGGTCGGACTGGCCGCGGTGATCGCCCTGTTCGTCATTCGGGTCCGCAAGAGCGACTTGGAGGCGCTCAGTGGTACAGCGGGCCCGGGAGGGCACGCCGCGTAG
- a CDS encoding TetR/AcrR family transcriptional regulator — MANSRWTVAAETSPVSLRRRGQVLERAILDAALEQLSTVGWSGLTMEGVAAGAQTGKAAVYRRWPSKEDLVADALQAALPQLVEADDHGSIREDLFQLCRRVRDAMYSRSGFALRSVLHECDSAAAERFLAVIVRQVIEPSTQLFRDVVRRGMVRGDVRPDAAHDLVIDVIPGLMMYRSKVCGSEWPDGDIAEMIDQVMVPLLRPYKG, encoded by the coding sequence ATGGCCAATTCGCGCTGGACGGTCGCTGCCGAGACATCCCCGGTCTCGCTGCGCCGTCGTGGGCAGGTGCTGGAACGCGCGATCCTCGATGCTGCGCTGGAGCAGCTGAGCACCGTCGGCTGGAGCGGACTCACCATGGAAGGTGTCGCCGCCGGTGCCCAGACCGGAAAGGCGGCCGTCTACCGGCGCTGGCCCTCGAAGGAGGACCTCGTCGCCGATGCCCTGCAGGCCGCCCTGCCCCAGCTGGTCGAGGCCGATGATCACGGAAGCATCCGCGAGGACCTCTTCCAGCTGTGCCGTCGAGTGCGGGACGCGATGTACTCGCGGTCCGGATTCGCACTCCGCTCAGTGCTTCACGAGTGCGACTCTGCCGCTGCCGAACGGTTCCTCGCGGTGATCGTCCGCCAGGTGATCGAACCGTCCACGCAGCTCTTCCGTGACGTCGTACGTCGCGGAATGGTCAGGGGGGATGTCCGCCCCGACGCCGCTCACGACCTCGTCATCGACGTGATTCCGGGCCTGATGATGTACCGATCCAAGGTGTGCGGAAGCGAATGGCCGGACGGAGACATCGCCGAAATGATCGACCAGGTGATGGTGCCACTGCTCCGTCCGTACAAGGGCTGA
- a CDS encoding ribonuclease HII — protein MPYEPPTHTVERSIRATTGAKIIAGVDEVGRGAWAGPVTVCAAITGLRRPPVGLTDSKLLSQKRREELAVQLEKWVTAHSLGHASPEEIDELGMTAALRLAATRALDALPVRPDAVILDGKHDYLGDPWRVRTVIKGDQSCVAVAAASVLAKVRRDAMMAELQGEFLDFAFADNAGYPSPVHQAALRELGPTPYHRLSWAYLDALPAWRHLKKIRLSPEAAELESGGQLGFEF, from the coding sequence ATGCCGTACGAACCACCCACACACACAGTCGAGCGCTCGATCCGAGCGACCACCGGCGCCAAGATCATTGCCGGTGTCGACGAGGTCGGACGAGGCGCCTGGGCCGGTCCCGTCACGGTATGCGCCGCGATCACCGGACTGCGCCGGCCGCCAGTCGGGCTCACCGACTCCAAACTGCTGAGCCAGAAGCGCCGCGAGGAGCTCGCCGTCCAGCTGGAGAAGTGGGTCACGGCCCACTCCCTGGGGCATGCCTCGCCGGAGGAGATCGACGAACTCGGCATGACCGCGGCCCTCCGGCTCGCGGCCACCCGCGCGTTGGACGCGCTGCCGGTACGCCCGGACGCGGTCATCCTCGACGGCAAGCACGACTACCTCGGGGATCCGTGGCGCGTCCGTACGGTGATCAAGGGAGACCAGTCGTGCGTCGCGGTCGCCGCGGCCTCGGTGCTCGCCAAGGTGCGCAGGGACGCGATGATGGCCGAACTGCAGGGGGAGTTCCTCGACTTCGCCTTCGCCGACAACGCCGGCTACCCCTCACCCGTCCACCAGGCCGCTCTCAGGGAGCTCGGCCCCACGCCGTATCACCGGCTCTCGTGGGCCTATCTCGACGCCCTGCCTGCTTGGCGGCACCTGAAGAAGATTCGACTCTCTCCGGAGGCGGCAGAACTGGAGAGTGGGGGACAGCTCGGCTTCGAATTCTGA